The Blastomonas sp. SL216 DNA window TGTGCGCATGATATCGGGGAACACCTCGATCGCCAACAACAGTGCCAGCGGCTCGACGGGAACGCCCATGGCGATGCAGATCGGCGCGATGGAGCTGATGAAGCTGATCGACCCTGGCAACGACACCGCGCCCATGGTGGTGATGGCGGCCGCGGCAATGCCCGCGACGAGCGCCACCGGGCCAAGTTCGACACCCATCAGATGTGCGACATAGACTGCCACGGCCATGTTCATGCACGGGCCGGTCGCCCGGAACAGCGCCACCGCAATCGGCAGCACGACATCGGCGGTCCGCTCGCCCACGCCGAGCGCGCGCACGCCGGTCAGCATGGCCGGGAGCGAGGCGAGCGAGGACTGGGTGGAAATGGCAACGGCCTGGGCCGGGATCGACGCCCGCAGGAAGCCGAGCGGACTGATCCGCCCGCCGACAAACGCGAGTGTGAAGGCCGAAATCCAGACCAGCGATCCGGTGCCTGCGACGATCAGGACATAATGGCCCAGCGCGCCGAAGGCGGCGACACCCGCGCGCGAGCCGACGACCAGCCCCAGGGCGAACACGCCGATCGGTGCGAGCGCCAGCACCCAGCCGATCAGGATGATCATGGCATCGGCGATCGCGGCGAACAGGCCCTGCACCGGCGCGCGCTGCTCGGCCGGAAGCCGGGTCAGCGCGAAGGCAAACGCAAGGGTGAAGATGATCAGCGGCAGGATCGCGTCATTGGCGGCGGCCGCGACCGGATTGGTCGGCACCAGCGCGCGCAGGAACTCGGTAAACGGCGGCACCTCCCCGGTCGGCTGGGCGCTGGCCAGCGCACCGCGCAGCGCCGCACGTGCCGCCTCGGGCAGCGGAAAGGTGGCGAGCAGGGCAGGGGTGACAAGCGCCGCCATGGCAGCGGACGCCCAGAGCAGCGCGATCATCGTTGCGATCGCGCGCACCGTCAGTCGCCCGGCGCTCGCCATCTGGGCGGTGCGCAGGATGCCGGTGATCAGCAGCGTAACGACCAGCGGCACCACGGTCATCTGCAACCCGCGCAGCCAGAGCGATCCGATGACATCGGCGGCGTTGACCAGCCCGGGCGCGGTTCCGCCAATCGCCATCCCCAGCGCAATGCCCACTGCCAGCGCGCCCAGGACCAGAAGGGTTTTCAGCATTCAAATGGCTTTCTTGTCTCTCATTCCGTCCCGCGAAAGGGCGACGTTTTCAGCCTTATGACCACGGATTGCGTTTTGCGTCACCCTGAACTTGGCGCATGGGCCATTTCTCCGTCATCCGCCTACGCCCGACGGGACGGCAAGGATGCTCGGACGGGCTCGAAATGACGGGATTTGACACTTGGCCCGGTGACATGGTTGGCAAGTCCCGGCCCAATCCGCTAAGCCCCGAAAAAACAGTCAGGGGTTCCAGCGTGACACGCAAGTTTTTCGGTACGGATGGCATTCGCGGACGCACCAATAGCGGCTTCATGACCGCTGCCATGGCGATGGCCGTGGGGCAGGCCGCCGGTGCGCATTTCCTGCGCGGCAAGCACAAGCACCGGGTGGTGATCGGCAAGGACACGCGGCTTTCCGGCTATATGATGGAAAATGCGCTGGTCGCAGGCTTTACCAGCGTCGGCATGGATGTGGTGCTGGTCGGGCCGATGCCGACGCCTGCTGTCGCGCTGCTGACCCGGTCGATGCGCGCCGATCTGGGCGTGATGATCTCCGCCAGCCATAACCCGTTCCAGGACAATGGCATCAAGCTGTTCGGTCCCGATGGCTTCAAGCTTTCCGACGATGACGAGATGCAGATCGAGGCGATGCTGGAGGCGGGCAATCCGCAGCTTGCCGCGTCCGAGGCGATTGGCCGGGCGCGCCGCATCGAGGATGCACGCGGGCGCTATATCCACGCGGTCAAGGCCTCGCTGCCCGATCAGGTGCGGCTGGATGGCCTGAAGATCGTGGTCGATTGCGCGCATGGCGCTGCCTATCAGGTCGCGCCTTCCGCCTTCTGGGAGCTGGGCGCGGAAGTGATCGCCATCGGCGTCAATCCCAACGGCCTCAACATCAACGACCGGGTCGGCTCGACCCATGTCGAAGCGATGCGCGAAAGCGTCGTCGCCTCGGGCGCGGACATCGGCATTGCGCTCGATGGCGATGCCGACCGGCTGATCGTGGTCGATGAAAAGGGCAAGGTTGTCGATGGCGACCAGATCATGGCGTTGATCGGCGGCAGCTGGGCGCGCCAGGGACGGCTGCGCGGCGGCGGCGTGGTCGCCACGGTGATGTCGAACCTGGGTCTGGAACGCTATCTGCAGGGCCAGGGGCTCGAGCTGGTCCGCAGCAAGGTGGGTGACCGCTATGTGCTGGGGGCGATGCGCGCAGGCGGTTACAATGTCGGCGGCGAGCAATCGGGCCATATGATCCTGCTCGACCATGCGACTACCGGCGATGGCACCGTCGCCGCGCTGCAGGTGCTGGCCGAGCTGGTGCGTGAGGGCAAGCCGGCGAGCGAGCTGCTCCATCTGTTCGATCCGGTGCCGCAGCTGCTCAAGAATGTGCGCTTCTCGGGAGGCAAGCCGCTGGAAAACCCCAAGGTGCAGAAGGTGATTGCCGATGCCGATGATGAACTGCGCGGGCGCGGTCGGCTGGTCATCCGGCCCTCGGGCACCGAGCCGGTGATCCGCGTGATGGCCGAAGGCGATGATGCGGCGCAGGTCGAGGCCGTGGTCGACCGGATCTGTGCGGTCGTGGCGGAGGTCGCGGTCTGATGCTGGAAATGCGCCCCGATTGCGAACGCTGCGGCACGGACACCCCGCCAGAGGCGCCCGGCGCGTTCATCTGCTCGTTCGAATGCACCTTCTGCGCCGAATGCGCGGAGGAACTGGACGACCGCTGCCCCAATTGCGGCGGCGAACTGGTCGATCGGCCGGTGCGGTCCAGGAAGCTGCTGGAGAAGTTTCCCGGATCGACCGTGCGGAAATTCACGCAGCATGGGTGAACTGCCCGCCCGCGTCCTCACCATCGCAGGCTCCGATTCCGGCGGCGGTGCCGGGATCCAGGCGGATATCAAGACCATCACCATGCTGGGCGGCCATGCCATGACCGCGATCACCGCGATCACCGCGCAGAATTCGCGTGGGGTCGATGCGGTGCGGGTGCTGGGCGCGGAGCTGGTCATCGCGCAGATCGATGCGGTGGCGCGCGACTTCGGGCTCGATGCGATCAAGATCGGCATGCTCGGCTCGCCCGAGATTGCCGAAGCCTTGGCTGATTGGCTCGTCGCGCATCCGGGCGTCCCTGTCATCTTTGACCCTGTCATGATCGCATCAAGCGGCGCGGTGCTGGCAAACCCGGCGACGATAGCGGCATTCAAGCGGCTGATGGCGTGCGCCACGCTGGTCACGCCGAACCTGCCCGAGCTCGACGCGCTGGGCGGCGAGGCGGCGGTGCTCGAACTTGCCCCTGCGCTGCTGATCAAGGGCGGGCATGCAGGCGGCGACACCGTCACCGATCGGCTGGTCACCCGCGAGGGCGAGATCGCGCGCTGGAGCGACCAGCGCATCGACAGCCCGCACAGCCATGGTACCGGCTGCACGCTCTCCAGCGCCATCGCCACGCTGCTCGGGCAGGGCGTGCCACTCGAACAGGCGGTCGAGCGGGCGCGAACCTTCGTGCGGCTCGCGCTGCGCGATGCGCCGGGGTTTGTGGCCAGCAACGGCCCGATGGGGCATCAGAATGTGCGCAACGATGCGCTCGCCCCCGGCTGGCACCTCAACCAGATCACGCTGGGCGCGACCGATTATGCTGCCTCGGTGACCTTCTACCGCGCGCTGGGGCTGACCCAGATCGTCGACAGCCCGGACAATGGCTATGCCCGGTTCGAGGCGGACAATGGCGCGACGCTCTCGATCCATGTAGGGCAAGGCACCGGCGGGGCGATGGCCTATCTCGAATGCGCCGATCTCGATGCGCGCGTTTCAGCGCTCGCATCCGAAGGGTTCGCCATCGACCAGATGCCGCGCGATGAGAGCTGGGGCTGGCGCGAGGCGCGGCTTTCCGATCCGGCAGGCAATGTGCTGTGCCTGTATTTCGGAGGCGAGAACCGGCGCTACCCGCCGTGGCGCATCGCAACCGATTGAGCCACGCCCCGTAATTGCTGCGACCCCTAGCGCTTTGGCCCTTTACCCGCAGCGGCAATTGCCCATATGCGTTGCGGCAACGTTCCAACGCTTTTCCAAAACAGGAGATGACCCATGGCTTTCGTCCTTCCCCCGCTTCCCTATGAAAAGACCGCGTTCGGCGACATCATGTCGGCCGAAACCTTCGATTATCACCACGGCAAGCATCACAATGCCTATGTCGGCAAGGCGAACGACATGGTGAAGGGCACGGACCTGGAAGGCGCGAGCCTCTCCAAGGTGATCGTCGCTGCCAAGGAAAAGGGCAACAAGGGCCTGTTCAACAACGCCGCGCAGATCTGGAACCACACCTTCTTCTGGCACTGCCTCAGCCCCGAAGCACAGGCCGTCCCCGCCTCGCTCGAAGAGCGCATCAATGCCGATTTCGGTTCGGTTGCTGATCTCAAGGAAAAGCTGAAGGCAGAAGCCATCGGCCATTTCGGCAGCGGCTGGGCCTGGCTGGTGCTCAACGGCGACAAGCTGGAAATCACCTCGCTGCACGATGCGGACTCGCCGGTGGCGCACGAAGGCATGAAGCCGCTGCTGACGCTCGATGTGTGGGAACACGCCTATTATATCGACTATCGCAACGCGCGCCCCGATTACCTGACGACCGTGCTCGACAAGGCGATCAACTGGGAATTCGTCGCGCAGAACCTCGACGGCAAGGGCACGTCGCGCGCTGACCAGGAAGGTTGATTTCATTCACCCCCGCTCTCCGGCGAAAGTTGGAGGGCGGGGTGCATTGCGAAAGGGGCTGCGATCATGTCGCAGCCCCTTTGCTGCTTTAAGGCTTGCCGCCTGCAGGAACGGCATAGGCCACGAACTCATCGCCCAGGCACTGGAAGGTTGCGCCGTTGGTGGGCTGCCAGGCATCCAG harbors:
- a CDS encoding cation:dicarboxylase symporter family transporter, producing MLKTLLVLGALAVGIALGMAIGGTAPGLVNAADVIGSLWLRGLQMTVVPLVVTLLITGILRTAQMASAGRLTVRAIATMIALLWASAAMAALVTPALLATFPLPEAARAALRGALASAQPTGEVPPFTEFLRALVPTNPVAAAANDAILPLIIFTLAFAFALTRLPAEQRAPVQGLFAAIADAMIILIGWVLALAPIGVFALGLVVGSRAGVAAFGALGHYVLIVAGTGSLVWISAFTLAFVGGRISPLGFLRASIPAQAVAISTQSSLASLPAMLTGVRALGVGERTADVVLPIAVALFRATGPCMNMAVAVYVAHLMGVELGPVALVAGIAAAAITTMGAVSLPGSISFISSIAPICIAMGVPVEPLALLLAIEVFPDIMRTLGNVTMDMAVTTTIARAEGDRQ
- a CDS encoding DUF1272 domain-containing protein; protein product: MLEMRPDCERCGTDTPPEAPGAFICSFECTFCAECAEELDDRCPNCGGELVDRPVRSRKLLEKFPGSTVRKFTQHG
- the glmM gene encoding phosphoglucosamine mutase yields the protein MTRKFFGTDGIRGRTNSGFMTAAMAMAVGQAAGAHFLRGKHKHRVVIGKDTRLSGYMMENALVAGFTSVGMDVVLVGPMPTPAVALLTRSMRADLGVMISASHNPFQDNGIKLFGPDGFKLSDDDEMQIEAMLEAGNPQLAASEAIGRARRIEDARGRYIHAVKASLPDQVRLDGLKIVVDCAHGAAYQVAPSAFWELGAEVIAIGVNPNGLNINDRVGSTHVEAMRESVVASGADIGIALDGDADRLIVVDEKGKVVDGDQIMALIGGSWARQGRLRGGGVVATVMSNLGLERYLQGQGLELVRSKVGDRYVLGAMRAGGYNVGGEQSGHMILLDHATTGDGTVAALQVLAELVREGKPASELLHLFDPVPQLLKNVRFSGGKPLENPKVQKVIADADDELRGRGRLVIRPSGTEPVIRVMAEGDDAAQVEAVVDRICAVVAEVAV
- the thiD gene encoding bifunctional hydroxymethylpyrimidine kinase/phosphomethylpyrimidine kinase, whose translation is MPARVLTIAGSDSGGGAGIQADIKTITMLGGHAMTAITAITAQNSRGVDAVRVLGAELVIAQIDAVARDFGLDAIKIGMLGSPEIAEALADWLVAHPGVPVIFDPVMIASSGAVLANPATIAAFKRLMACATLVTPNLPELDALGGEAAVLELAPALLIKGGHAGGDTVTDRLVTREGEIARWSDQRIDSPHSHGTGCTLSSAIATLLGQGVPLEQAVERARTFVRLALRDAPGFVASNGPMGHQNVRNDALAPGWHLNQITLGATDYAASVTFYRALGLTQIVDSPDNGYARFEADNGATLSIHVGQGTGGAMAYLECADLDARVSALASEGFAIDQMPRDESWGWREARLSDPAGNVLCLYFGGENRRYPPWRIATD
- a CDS encoding superoxide dismutase, with protein sequence MAFVLPPLPYEKTAFGDIMSAETFDYHHGKHHNAYVGKANDMVKGTDLEGASLSKVIVAAKEKGNKGLFNNAAQIWNHTFFWHCLSPEAQAVPASLEERINADFGSVADLKEKLKAEAIGHFGSGWAWLVLNGDKLEITSLHDADSPVAHEGMKPLLTLDVWEHAYYIDYRNARPDYLTTVLDKAINWEFVAQNLDGKGTSRADQEG